From a single Cotesia glomerata isolate CgM1 linkage group LG6, MPM_Cglom_v2.3, whole genome shotgun sequence genomic region:
- the LOC123267076 gene encoding uncharacterized protein LOC123267076, giving the protein MKDIILCFLFMSVIQCNMISIYDSSIPKSPAHHIDARKLLELCFLNEMNPVVISAELMNLMYEIQKNEIINSSILVIDNDFSSNVMKQYYTRHPSYLITADSMDRLQDTLRKMKSSTIWNPASVIVAVGKDCVRASEILQAIWKIEALKSYYDCQCGSMSESLVYTFNPFTQRAPKQWEQVETEDQPNDKWTLYRQHLKNDQRTCSSLTFDKTRSLDGYPLNGYKFGLTDKVFEGKVSPEAFFEEEATQHFIYNGLFTALNVTPIIYLKNVNHADFVREFNLLKNGTYDMKLEIIEDLDDEGFKLLGIIPIYTQGSFMIVTKKQSTISAFTKVTSNSFAYETLSLSTLFLFFIFVIILLNSWYHFAAALIDLWLLILGMEILTPMNRLLTRVTFLSATLFVFVVGPELQSQFTSVMTIPSVEKNIDTLDELHNNRYNVHYFDYLTENLKHVKIWENGTRNKYLHVIPDFESCSKNLHKDSAACILPDYLLKNIKIDDLHISKESLFKSDHRLTTRKNFPLKDKIDKTALNFVEAGFLNYFERKNRLKRQLKTQKRIDRIEAHEQCEFLDLTDFSSFLWCFTIVVLVALFVLLVELVCRVRKNRGSACKN; this is encoded by the exons ATGAAAGATATTATACTGTGTTTTTTGTTCATGAGTGTAATCCAGTGCAATATGATATCAATTTACGACTCTTCAATACCGAAAAGCCCGGCTCATCACATCGACGCT CGGAAGCTGCTAGAGTTGTGTTTTCTGAACGAAATGAATCCAGTGGTGATTTCTGCGGAGCTGATGAACTTGATGTACgagattcaaaaaaatgaaattatcaaTTCGTCGATTCTTGTCATTGACAACGATTTCAGTTCAAATGTTATGAAACAGTACTACACACGACATCCTAGTTATCTGATAACGGCTGATTCAATGGACAGACTGCAGGATACCCTTAGGAAAATGAAATCATCAACCATTTGGAACCCAGCGTCAGTAATTGTTGCTGTTGGAAAAGATTGTGTTAGAGCATCGGAAATTCTTCAGGCGATCTGGAAGATTGAGGCTTTGAAATCTTATTACGATTGTCAGTGTGGGTCGATGAGTGAAAGCCTCGTCTATACCTTCAACCCTTTCACGCAAAGGGCGCCAAAACAGTGGGAACAGGTAGAAACAGAGGATCAACCAAATGACAAATGGACGCTTTATCGGCAACACCTTAAAAATG ACCAACGCACCTGTTCCAGTTTGACATTCGACAAAACTCGTTCTTTGGATGGATATCCTCTGAATGGTTATAAGTTTGGCCTCACCGATAAAGTTTTCGAAGGTAAAGTTTCACCCGAGGCGTTTTTCGAAGAAGAAGCAACtcaacattttatttacaacGGACTTTTTACGGCTCTAAATGTTACAccgattatttatttaaaaaatgtaaatcatGCTGATTTCGTGCGAGAAttcaatttactaaaaaatggtaCGTACGATATGAAGTTAGAAATCATAGAGGACCTGGATGACGAAGGTTTTAAACTCTTAGGTATCATTCCTATTTATACTCAAGGTAGTTTCATGAtagtaacaaaaaaacaaagtaCGATTTCAGCTTTCACTAAAGTGACAAGCAATTCCTTTGCTTATGAAACTTTATCACTatcaacattatttttattttttatattcgtAATTATTCTGCTAAACTCTTGGTACCATTTTGCAGCAGCACTAATAGATCTTTGGCTACTTATTCTTGGCATGGAGATATTAACTCCCATGAATCGGTTATTGACACGGGTTACTTTTTTGAGCGCAACGTTATTTGTTTTTGTTGTCGGCCCGGAACTTCAGAGTCAGTTTACATCAGTGATGACCATTCCGAgcgtagaaaaaaatattgacactTTAGATGAATTGCACAATAATCGTTATAATGTGCATTATTTCGATTACCTTACGGAAAACTTGaaacatgtaaaaatttggGAAAATGGGACACGTAATAAGTACTTACATGTCATACCTGATTTTGAATCCTGCAGTAAAAATCTTCATAAGGATTCAGCTGCTTGCATATTACCTGACTATCTgctcaaaaatattaagattGATGATCTTCATATATCGAAAGaatctttatttaaaagcGATCATAGGCTGACAACTCGGAAAAATTTTCCGCTAAAAGACAAAATCgataaaactgcgttgaatttTGTTGAGGCtggttttttaaactattttgagagaaaaaatCGATTGAAGCGCCAGTTAAAGACGCAAAAACGAATTGATAGAATTGAGGCTCATGAACAATGcgaatttttagatttaactGACTTTTCATCTTTTTTGTGGTGTTTCACGATCGTTGTACTCGTTGCACTTTTCGTCTTGTTGGTCGAATTAGTATGTAGAGTCAGAAAGAATAGAGGAAGCGCttgcaaaaattga
- the LOC123267081 gene encoding cystinosin homolog: protein MIFSLFFFIQVLHYASAGFKVDTQDLRFLVGEEKSFDLYLTEKLPSEATVILSSTQAGLVKIRPSVFNITKNDQNLHWNISVTALSPGYFVISTNVTPDITDISSAFVVVTIEKSLFVFYLSDVVGWIYFLTWTISFYPQVYENYKRKSVVGFSFDFLALNIVGFVMYALFNCGLYWIPEIERQYSERYPRSLIPVLFNDVFFSINAVAANLLIIWQCFIYEIGSQRVSITAKTINGIFGILAVVSLALSIAKVTLWLDFFYLCSYIKLVITIIKYIPQTYSNCVRKSTSGWSIATTLLDITGGILSMLQMILNSYNYNDWESIYGDITKFGLGLISTVLDAVLIFQHYVLYRYEPQLIKSHSFIDVLT from the exons atgattttttcattattttttttcattcaag tTTTGCATTACGCAAGCGCTGGCTTCAAAGTTGACACACAAGATTTGCGATTTCTAGTTGGTGAAGAAAAATCATTTGATCTTTATTTGAC AGAAAAATTACCTAGTGAAGCGACTGTGATATTGAGCTCTACACAAGCAGGTCTAGTTAAAATAAGACCTTCAGTGTTCAACATAACTAAGaatgatcaaaatttacatTGGAATATCAGTGTGACGGCTTTATCACCTGGGTATTTTGTGATCAGTACTAATGTGACTCCCGATATTACAGA TATTTCTAGTGCATTTGTCGTGGTAACAATAGAAAAATCGCTATTTGTATTTTACTTAAGCGATGTTGTCGGTTGGATCTACTTCCTAACATGGACCATAAGTTTTTACCCTCAAGTATACGAAAATTACAAGCGAAAAAGTGTGGTAGGATTTAGTTTCGATTTTTTAGCGCTCAATATTGTCGGATTTGTTATGTACGCCCTATTTAACTGCGGGCTTTATTGGATACCAGAAATCGAA agACAATATTCCGAGCGATATCCAAGAAGTTTGATCCCAGTACTATTCAacgatgtttttttttcaattaatgcTGTTGCAGCTAATTTACTAATCATATGgcaatgttttatttatgag ATTGGCTCGCAAAGGGTTTCTATCACCGCGAAAACAATCAACGGAATATTTGGAATACTCGCAGTAGTTTCACTTGCATTATCTATCGCAAAAGTAACTCTGTGGCTcgattttttctatttatgtaGCTATATAAAGctagtaataacaataatcaaaTATATACCGCAAACATACTCTAATTGTGTGAGGAAATCCACATCTGGTTGGAGTATTGCTACTACTCTCTTGGATATTACCGGTGGAATTCTCTCTATGCTTCAAATGATATTGAACTCTTACAAttaca ATGACTGGGAAAGTATCTACGGCGATATCACTAAATTCGGGCTTGGTTTAATTTCAACTGTGCTTGACGCAGTTCTTATTTTCCAGCATTACGTACTCTATAG GTATGAGCCTCAGCTGATAAAGTCTCATTCGTTCATAGATGTTTtgacatga
- the LOC123266712 gene encoding dysbindin protein homolog, whose amino-acid sequence MFGTLKSKFQTVQDGISASFKGLTLGESPKPKKPNAGTDRVNYNAGADVLHHYQLQWNELHELAEENSIKAHEVDVLVGTIYEKLNREWNNMTILNCTLASIPKINHDIQNLMDQIGTLEEAFEEVEAALFKLEDLNETLELQSKQLDHRFQLALYKEKKLSELDNYRIALASEHSERVLQKELRQQKMLKERQDTFDEVFRGEIENYKATGVVPRGATSQQGPALEEIVLEDDSTDFVEFLQS is encoded by the exons ATGTTTGGAACGCTGAAAAGTAAATTTCAAACTGTACAAGATGGTATTTCAGCAag TTTTAAAGGTCTGACACTTGGCGAAAGTCCAAAGCCTAAAAAACCAAATGCGGGTACTGACCGAGTTAATTACAATGCCGGAGCAGATGTTTTGCATCACTACCAATTGCAGTGGAATGAATTGCATGAGCTCGCTgaagaaaattcaattaaagcCCATGAAGTCGATGTACTTGTTggaacaatatatgaaaaacttAATAGAGAATGGAATAATATGACAATATTAAACTGTACTTTGGCTTCAATACCTAAAATAAATCATGATATTCAAAATCTCATGGATCAAATAG gaACTCTGGAAGAAGCTTTTGAAGAAGTTGAGGCtgcattatttaaattagaagATTTAAATGAAACTCTTGAGCTCCAAAGTAAACAATTGGATCATAGATTCCAGTTAGCGTTatataaagagaaaaaattatctgaatTGGATAACTACAGAa TCGCATTGGCTAGTGAACATTCTGAACGCGTATTACAGAAAGAATTGAGGCaacaaaaaatgttgaaagagCGACAAGATACATTTGATGAAGTATTCAGAggtgaaattgaaaattataaagcgACGGGTGTAGTACCAC GAGGAGCAACATCACAGCAAGGCCCTGCACTAGAGGAAATTGTTTTAGAAGATGATTCTACAGATTTCGttgaatttttacaaagttaa
- the LOC123267077 gene encoding uncharacterized protein LOC123267077, with protein MYHPVTPQFITLQPVMDQKLFYKRNNSQIPSLSLNQRIILNCYIFTFKILGLAPWKVDISKITRGDLGNPHKVSTYGYIYNIFLILLLCVYLILVYVFDIPTLESLNTIASKIILYCIMGLGLLSVKIIWLIYIFYQKDIVNIANDLHSLDNNMKKCKFYSPEKDYLMYLVFIGNFVICNGVFLLEFCLYFKITQPMWAIPYMISSWTLTQYTLFLNSILLRFRNLNKMILKLGNINTEYEFDSIYVSKVIVSESTIINAVQTINYNYTSLCEISRKVAEFYSIPTLGAILYFVAIATYDLYYVLEPFVTNKYGDFSTFVYIETSSTFFMTFFNFLGLITNTIRISREVKNIAYSIHLLLDRCKEYPEVRNMLIEFSCNLLHTDVKFTVYRIVDLDGFLLHSIAGTIVTYLLILVQFRLI; from the exons atgtATCATCCAGTTACACCGCAATTCATCACACTGCAACCAGTCATGGATCAAAAGCTGTTTTACAAGCGCAATAATTCTCAAATACCTTCGCTCTCATTAAACCAGCGAATAATCCTAAACTGctatatatttactttcaaaattttgggaTTGGCGCCTTGGAAAGTGGATATCTCAAAAATTACAAGGGGCGATCTTGGAAATCCACACAAAGTTTCAACCTATGGATACatctacaatatttttctaattttgttattatgtGTTTATCTAATATTAGTCTATGTTTTCGACATACCGACTTTGGAAAGCCTAAATACGATTGCATCGAAAATAATCTTGTATTGTATTATGGGGCTTGGATTACTGAGTGTCAAAATCATATGGCTGATTTACATTTTCTATCAAAAAGACATCGTTAATATTGCGAACGATTTGCACAGCCTGGACAATAACATGAAAAAATGCAAATTCTACTCACCGGAAAAAGACTATCTTATGTACTTAGTATTCATTGGCAACTTCGTTATTTGCAATGGCGTATTTTTACTTGAGTTTTGTTTATACTTTAAGATTACACAGCCAATGTGGGCAATTCCTTATATGATCAGCAGCTGGACTTTGACTCAGTACACGCTTTTTTTGAACAGCATTCTTCTACGATTTCGAAATTTGAACAAAATGATTCTGAAACTTGGAAATATCAATACTGAATATGAGTTCGATTCGATTTAtgtttcaaaagttattgtcaGTGAATCGACTATTATCAATGCTGTGCAAACGATTAATTATAACTACACAAGTCTATGTGAAATCAGCAGAAAAGTTGCGGAATTTTACTCAATTCCGACTTTAGGAGCCATTCTCTATTTTGTGGCAATTGCTACGTATGATTTGTACTACGTATTAGAACCGTTTGTTACTAACAAATATGGAGATTTTTCAACTTTCGTTTATATCGAAACCAGTTCAACGTTTTTTATGacgttttttaacttccttgGACTGATTACAAATACCATCAGAATTTCGAGAgaa GTAAAAAATATCGCTTATAGCATTCATTTACTTTTGGATCGATGTAAGGAATATCCTGAAGTCAGAAATATG ctGATTGAATTCTCATGTAATCTCTTACATACGGATGTTAAATTTACTGTCTACAGAATTGTTGACTTGGATGGTTTTCTTTTACACTCA ATTGCTGGTACAATTGTGACGTATCTTCTTATTCTTGTACAATTTCGGCTgatataa
- the LOC123267080 gene encoding putative gustatory receptor 28a produces the protein MELKFCRKFFNIQPFCERLIFYSYLLCFKISGLAPFEMKISCFFNNQNKHETIKLTAPCKVSDYAFIYNALLLISMTTYFVVLYLSPSWEKIYIHSCTLGTIGKGLIILGATTSVIIWFIYILKQSVIVSIANEIYRVNNALKRCKHYELKTNYFIYFIFIGNFIMCFFIMLVGIATHEYVSVPFWSIPCILVSWVIIQYTITLIVINQNIACLNEMLLKLGNVDTKIKFQKLFVTKFPLREAIILDIINMNHANKKLCKICNDAANFFTIPILSAIIYFAMTTIYELRYLFLAITNKSYGTIPPFLIHLDSVSWFVIVLFDLTAFTSSVTSTTREFKKTALYIHLLLDRCTMDLPTEKMLIEFSRDLLHRNVEFTAFHITVLDGSLLHSFFGTIVTYLIILTQFRVR, from the exons ATGGAACTAAAGTTTTgccgtaaattttttaacattcagcCGTTTTGTGAGCGtcttatattttatagttACTTACTTTGTTTCAAAATATCAGGATTAGCGCCctttgaaatgaaaatttcatgTTTCTTCAATAACCAAAACAAGCACGAGACTATTAAATTAACCGCGCCATGCAAAGTGTCAGATTATGCTTTTATTTACAATGCATTATTGTTAATATCCATGACGACATACTTCGTAGTGCTCTACTTATCTCCATCTTGGGAAAAAATCTACATCCACTCGTGTACACTAGGTACAATCGGAAAAGGTCTCATTATTTTGGGCGCCACAACCAGCGTCATCATCTggtttatttacattttaaaacaaaGTGTTATTGTAAGCATAGCTAATGAGATTTACCGAGTGAACAATGCTCTAAAAAGGTGCAAACACTATGAACTGAAGACcaattactttatttactttatttttatcggaaattttattatgtgcTTCTTTATAATGCTAGTTGGAATAGCCACTCATGAATATGTATCAGTTCCGTTTTGGAGCATACCGTGTATTTTGGTTAGCTGGGTTATAATCCAGTATACAATAACACTGATTGTAATCAACCAAAATATTGCTTGTTTAAATGAAATGCTTCTGAAGCTGGGAAATGTCGATACCAAGATTAAATTTCAGAAATTatttgttactaaatttcctCTTCGTGAAGCAATCATTCTAGATATAATTAACATGAATCATGCTAACAAGAAACTGTGCAAAATATGCAATGATGCCGCTAATTTCTTCACCATTCCTATTTTATCGGCAATCATATATTTTGCTATGACGACCATTTACGAGTTACGCTATCTGTTTTTGGCGATTACTAATAAAAGCTATGGAACAATACCTCCATTTTTGATACACCTAGACAGTGTTTCTTGGTTTGTTATAGTACTTTTTGATCTCACTGCATTTACTTCCAGTGTTACTAGTACTACTCGAGAG tTCAAAAAGACGGCACTTTATATTCATTTGCTGTTAGATCGATGCACCATGGATTTGCCAACGGAAAAAATG TTGATTGAATTTTCACGAGATCTATTGCACAGAAATGTTGAATTCACCGCTTTTCATATTACTGTACTTGATGGTTCTCTTCTACATTCA TTTTTTGGTACAATCGTAACCTACTTGATTATTCTCACTCAATTTCGTGTACGATGA